The region TAATTCAGGAAGGATTAATAATGAGAAAGAAGAGCAGGAATGAAGCCTTGAAAGCGATGGATATCGCTGCTTCTCTGAGTGCGGTCACAAAAGAAAAAAGCATCAGTATGGACCTGGTACTTGAGACTCTCAAGGATGCTCTGACCACCGCAGCCAGAAAGTACCTTGGCAAACCGGTAAATGTGGAGGCCAAAATAGACCGGGAAAAAGGCACCATCGAAGTTTACACCCGTCAAACAGTTGCAGAGGTGGTTGAAGATCCCGAAAAGCAGATTCATATAGATGAAGCAAAGGAGATCGACAGCGATATCGAGATCGGTGATGAACTGGTGCAGGACCTGGACATTGAACTCTTCGGCAGAATGGCTATCCAGACTGCAAAGCAGGTAATAGTCCAGCGTGTACGCGAAGCGGAAAGAGAAAAGATCTTCGCCGATTACAGTGAGAGAATCGGCGAACTTGTAACCGGAACTGTCCAGCAGATAGAGAAAGGAAATATCCTTGTCAACCTGGGGCGTACCGAGGCGTTGCTTCCTTATAAGGAACAGATCCGCAAGGAGCACTATCACCAGGGTGACAATATACGGGCATGCATTGCCGATGTAAAGGATAATCCCAAAGGTCCCCAGGTAATTATCTCCCGTACCTGCCCTGAATTTCTGGCCAGGCTTTTTGAGCTTGAGGTACCTGAAATATTTGACAAAACGGTTCGTATTGTTAAGGTTGTCCGCGATCCAGGCCACCGCTCAAAAATTGCAGTCACAACAAATGACAGCAGAGTTGACCCGGTGGGTGCCTGCGTAGGTATGAGAGGAAACAGAGTGCAGGCAATCGTGCGGGAGCTCTCCAACGAAAGAATCGACATCATAAACTGGACAGATGAATTATCTCTTCTGGTCAGACGTGTCTTCGCTCCTGCTGAAGTCAAGCGGGTCATTCCTGTAGGTGAACACAAGATTGTCGTAGTGATCCGTGAAGAGGACCTCGCCCAGGCAATAGGCAGGGAGGGTCAGAATATCCGTCTTGCATCAAAAATGCTGGACAAGGAGATCGATGTGTTTGGTGATGAGGAGTTTGCGGCCATGACTGATGAGCAGCGTAATGCAGCTCTCAGTGAAGCTGTTGCTGCTCCTGAGAAGACTCCTGATTTCCCTGAGGGACCTGTTGTCAAAAAGGCAGCTCCCGCAGGATATTCAATGGAATCAGATGACGAAGATGAAACTTATGATGAGGCCTTTGACAAGATGCGTGAAGAGGCTCGTGGAGAGCGATTCGCCGAAAACGACAATGAGGACAGCCCGGTTCTGGGAGATATTGCTTCCAGTGCCATTGAATCGCTGGCCGAATCCGAAGAGGATTCAAAAAAGGCCATAGATGAAGCTCATGAAAATAAAGAAAGCAGCTCTACTGGCAATCCCTGATTTTCCAGGAAGTGCAGATTCCTGCATCGTCCACGGTTCACAGAAACTGATTCAGCCGGTTAGTATAAGAGAGGTAAAAAATGGCAAAAGAGAAAGTTTACAAACTAGCTCAGGAGTTCAAGGTTTCCAGCGAAGCACTCGTGCAGATGCTGCGTGGTATGGGTATTCCTGTAAAGAGCCATATGAGCACCGTGGATGAAAGTTTACGTGATGATATCAAAAAGAAATTCGAACAGGAACGCGCCGAAATCAAAAAGGAATATGAGCGCAAAAAACAGATGCTCACAAAGGCCAGAGAGGATCTGATTGGCAAAGAAGAGGAGCCTAAGGAAGAAGCCGCTTTCGAATCTGTTCCTGCCGCCTCGGTGCAACAATCAACATCCCCTGCTGCTCAGCAGGCACCTGTTTCAGAGCAGCAAGCAAGAAAAGAAACTGCAACTCCTCAGACAAGTACCGAAAGAGAGTTCCGTCCCAGG is a window of Fibrobacter sp. DNA encoding:
- the nusA gene encoding transcription termination factor NusA, with the translated sequence MRKKSRNEALKAMDIAASLSAVTKEKSISMDLVLETLKDALTTAARKYLGKPVNVEAKIDREKGTIEVYTRQTVAEVVEDPEKQIHIDEAKEIDSDIEIGDELVQDLDIELFGRMAIQTAKQVIVQRVREAEREKIFADYSERIGELVTGTVQQIEKGNILVNLGRTEALLPYKEQIRKEHYHQGDNIRACIADVKDNPKGPQVIISRTCPEFLARLFELEVPEIFDKTVRIVKVVRDPGHRSKIAVTTNDSRVDPVGACVGMRGNRVQAIVRELSNERIDIINWTDELSLLVRRVFAPAEVKRVIPVGEHKIVVVIREEDLAQAIGREGQNIRLASKMLDKEIDVFGDEEFAAMTDEQRNAALSEAVAAPEKTPDFPEGPVVKKAAPAGYSMESDDEDETYDEAFDKMREEARGERFAENDNEDSPVLGDIASSAIESLAESEEDSKKAIDEAHENKESSSTGNP